The following coding sequences lie in one Arachis stenosperma cultivar V10309 chromosome 5, arast.V10309.gnm1.PFL2, whole genome shotgun sequence genomic window:
- the LOC130980578 gene encoding protein FAR1-RELATED SEQUENCE 5-like encodes MKDVGLWKISKVVLNHSYSYCPEQAEMLKQHRELSMFVRRTIETHEEARIRLNKTYQSFVAAASNHREICFIEKDVRNYITRKVQNIFKEDNAKEFRKHLVRMKEKIQNFFFELNLEGDHCIKHAFWADARSRTAFDYFGDMVSFDTTYNTNRYNLVLGSFVGVNHHSQSTLLGCVMMKNEDIQSFKWLFEC; translated from the exons ATGAAGGATGTTGGTCTTTGGAAAATTTCCAAAGTTGTATTGAATCACTCATATTCTTATTGTCCAGAGCAGGCTGAGATGCTCAAACAACACAGGGAGCTTAGCATGTTCGTGCGTCGCACCATTGAAACCCACGAGGAAGCCAGAATCAGACTGAACAAAACTTACCAATCATTTGTGGCAGCAGCTAGCAACCACCGTGAAATATGTTTTATAGAAAAAGATGTAAGGAATTACATCACAAGGAAAGTACAGAATATTTTCAAAGAAGACAATGCTAAAGAATTTAGGAAGCACCTAGttagaatgaaagagaagatcCAAAATTTCTTCTTTGAGCTCAACCTTGAAGGTGATCACTGCATTAAACATGCATTCTGGGCTGATGCAAGAAGCAGGACTGCATTTGATTATTTCGGAGACATGGTTTCATTTGACACCACCTATAACACAAATAG GTACAATTTGGTTTTAGGTTCTTTTGTTGGCGTGAATCACCACAGCCAGTCGACACTTCTTGGATGCGTGATGATGAAAAATGAGGACATTCAATCATTCAAATGGCTATTTGAGTGTTAG
- the LOC130980577 gene encoding protein FAR-RED IMPAIRED RESPONSE 1-like — translation MGGKALKGILTAQCASIQRAIELCMPTTIHRWCIWHIMKKIPRKINGYKGHIDIEQEMSHVVWNSYTKDAFDRNWNDFLTKYGLGGNKWLSELYEDWHIWIPQHNNCLTSREQADREFNAADFHTVIPFTTKSAIEAQFQHVYTHEKFREVQAQFKGKVNCITRSMHSTLGFITYEVIEQVSNSTFNKFVITYDAVSRDVKCHCLLFESRGILCRHSLSVLSFERVHNVAPKYILERWSKNIKRRHTHIKSNQDEPLLEPRSKRFDELVFRSHNICEFDSECEELTGILYRAFDKVMAEMEEYQERSKRKSLLTHEEVTLSNVNDLQSPPRVKTRGQPKNKLGSNLEKKISNSMKKKKKTTPSEIIDSVKLHSLQCTRYELSKRGLYKF, via the exons ATGGGAGGGAAGGCACTAAAAGGTATTCTTACCGCTCAATGCGCATCGATTCAAAGGGCAATTGAGCTATGCATGCCAACAACAATTCACCGCTGGTGTATCtggcacatcatgaagaagatcCCAAGAAAAATAAATGGCTACAAGGGACACATTGATATTGAACAAGAGATGAGTCATGTTGTTTGGAACTCGTACACAAAAGATGCATTTGACAGAAACTGGAATGATTTCCTCACAAAGTATGGTCTCGGAGgaaacaagtggctttcag AGCTGTACGAGGATTGGCATATATGGATTCCG CAACACAACAATTGCCTCACAAGTAGAGAACAAGCAGATAGAGAATTCAATGCTGCAGATTTTCACACCGTGATACCGTTCACAACAAAATCAGCAATAGAGGCACAATTTCAACATGTATATACCCATGAGAAGTTCAGGGAAGTTCAAGCTCAATTCAAAGGTAAAGTGAATTGTATCACAAGATCAATGCATTCAACCCTAGGTTTCATAACATATGAAGTCATAGAGCAGGTTTCCAACTCCACATTCAACAAGTTTGTCATCACCTACGATGCAGTATCAAGAGATGTAAAGTGTCATTGCTTGCTGTTTGAGTCTAGAGGCATATTGTGCCGCCATTCCCTAAGCGTCCTAAGCTTTGAGCGAGTGCATAATGTGGCACCGAAATACATATTGGAACGTTGGAGCAAGAACATAAAGAGGAGACATACACACATCAAGAGCAACCAAGATGAACCTCTATTGGAGCCAAGAAGTAAGAGATTTGACGAATTGGTGTTTCGGTCGCACAATATATGTGAATTTGATTCTGAATGTGAAGAGTTGACCGGAATTTTGTACCGAGCATTTGACAAGGTCATGGCTGAGATGGAAGAATATCAAGagagaagcaaaagaaaaagccTGTTAACCCATGAAGAAGTGACATTAAGCAATGTTAATGATCTTCAAAGCCCACCACGTGTCAAAACAAGAGGTCAACCCAAGAACAAACTTGGATCAAACTTGGAAAAAAAGATCTCAAATTctatgaagaaaaagaaaaagacaactCCAAGCGAG ATCATCGATTCAGTCAAGCTCCACTCTTTACAATGCACCAGATATGAATTATCCAAGAGAGGATTGTACaagttttag